The genomic interval GCGAGTTTCCAGCTTATGAAAAACATGGCGACTATCGTGCCGGCGACAAAGATAACGTTGCTTAAAATCTCAGAAAATCCCTGTGAAAGGAAATGATTCACGTTTTCAACGTCGTTGCTTATTCTCGAAAGTACGTCGCCTTTTTTCATTTTGTCGAGAATATCGAAGACGAGTTTCTGAACGTGAGAGAATATTCTCACGCGGATGTCCTTGAGAACGCTCTGTGAGATTGTCACCATTTCGACCGACCTTAAGTAGCTGAAAATCAACTGGAGAATTATAAAGGTCAAAAATACCGCCGAAAGGCTTTTCAGGCCTTCGAGATCTCCATTTTGAATGTACTGATCTATTGCTATTTTTATAAAATAAGGGGTGATAAGAGATATGAGCCCGGTGGCAAGAACCAGGATTAAAGCGGCGGCGAGTCTGAATTTATAAGGAAGAAGATTTGAAAAAAGTATCATCAAGGCGCTTTTTACATTTCTTGGTTTTTCAATTTTAGCCCGTTGACCTCTCATGTTTCGTATCCCTGAGATGTGTAAACTTCTTTGTAGAGTTCGCAGTTTTCGAGCATCTCCGAATGATTTCCGACTGATATAATCTTTCCGTCGCTGAGAAAAGCTATTCTGTCTGCCTTCTTGATTGAAGAGATTTTCTGGGACACAATCACCGTTGTCATGCCGGATCTGTATCTGAGAAGTTTGTCTAGAAGCCTTGATTCTGTTATCCTGTCGAGAGAGCTGAAAGAATCGTCTAAAAGGAGCAAAGGTTTGTTTGAAACGAGAGCCCTGGCAATGGCGATTCTCTGTCTCTGTCCCCCTGATATGTTGACTCCCCGAGGCATGATTTCTTGATTGAATCCTTCGTCACTCGTTTTAATGAAGTCGTTTAGTTCAGAGATGTCTGATATCTCGTCGAGTTCATCGTTTGAGATACCGTCTGAATCAAACAGAATGTTTTCCCTGACTGTCATTTTAAAGATTGCAGGATTTTGAAAGACGACGGAGATTTTATCACGGAACTCGTTTTTGGGTATTTCCGCAGTCGCGAAACCGTCAATTTCGACGGATCCTTCGTCCGGAAAGTAAAATCCTGCCACGAGATTCAAAAGCGTTGTCTTGCCGGAACCTGTCAGGCCTATGACGCCGAGAGTCTCTCCTTTCCGGATATCAAGATTGAGGTCTTTCAGAAGGGGAGAGTTTTTGTCGTGAGAAAAAGTCATTCCTCTGATTTTAACTGAACCCCCTGTTATCGAAGAAGAAGGATTGATCTGTCTGTCGTCCCGGGGTATGGTGAGTATCTCTTTTATCCTCTGTGATGAAGCGCTCGCTTGAGCAAAAATAGTCATGGACATGCCGAGCATCATGAGAGGAAACATTATCATGAACAGGTAATTGGTCAGAGCGACGAGGTTCCCCAGAGCGAGTTTTCCGCCTACGACCTGGGTTCCTCCTATCTGAAGAATCAGAAGAATGCCTAAATTTATTACAAGCATGAAAAGAGGAAAAGCCGTCGCCATAAGCCTGCCGACTTTTATCGAAAGGTTTTTTAGCTTTTCGGATTCTTCGTCGAAATTCTCCGTTTCTTTTTCTTCGGCAGAAAATATTTTAACGACGCTTATTCCCGCAAAATTCTGCTGTATTGTCGAGTTTAGCCTTCCGAGCTGGTTTTGGACACGGAGGAACATCTTCCTCGCGGAAAATGAGAAAAAAGTGAAAAAAGCCGCGTTGACGAGAGTCAAAAGCAGGACCAGGAAGCCGATTTTGACGTCTATTCTGAAGATCATAAAGTTACTGCCGACAACGAGCAGTATCCCCTGAAACATCATTCTGAAGCCGAAAGAACTGAGCCTTCGTATCTGCGAAGTGTCGCTGTATATTCTCGTCATCAGTCTGCCTGTTTGAAGCTT from candidate division WOR-3 bacterium carries:
- a CDS encoding ABC transporter ATP-binding protein gives rise to the protein MKITTHTSVHSFFKPYIPVMIPAFLLVAIGITAELYIPMMTQKAIDSGIGRSDTRFTAICGAGIILLAFIRALFQNFANILFTGASSKVTKDLRSAIFRHVFSLEFSRIDKLQTGRLMTRIYSDTSQIRRLSSFGFRMMFQGILLVVGSNFMIFRIDVKIGFLVLLLTLVNAAFFTFFSFSARKMFLRVQNQLGRLNSTIQQNFAGISVVKIFSAEEKETENFDEESEKLKNLSIKVGRLMATAFPLFMLVINLGILLILQIGGTQVVGGKLALGNLVALTNYLFMIMFPLMMLGMSMTIFAQASASSQRIKEILTIPRDDRQINPSSSITGGSVKIRGMTFSHDKNSPLLKDLNLDIRKGETLGVIGLTGSGKTTLLNLVAGFYFPDEGSVEIDGFATAEIPKNEFRDKISVVFQNPAIFKMTVRENILFDSDGISNDELDEISDISELNDFIKTSDEGFNQEIMPRGVNISGGQRQRIAIARALVSNKPLLLLDDSFSSLDRITESRLLDKLLRYRSGMTTVIVSQKISSIKKADRIAFLSDGKIISVGNHSEMLENCELYKEVYTSQGYET